A segment of the Streptomyces sp. ITFR-21 genome:
CCCGGCCCGCAGAGCGCCGGCCGGCGATCCGCCGGTCCGCCCGCCGAGGACGGTGCGGGTGCCGGTACGCGACGGGCACCGGCCGCGCCGGAGCCGGCCCGCATCCGGCCGGTGCCGGTGCCGGTGCGGGGGCGTGCCGGTCGTGGTCGGCCGCAGGGCCGACCGGGTCGCGGGGCCGCTGATCCGGTGCCGGGCCCGGTCGGTCCGGTGCGCCGCCGGGGCCCCGGCGCGAGTTTCCTCCGGCGTTCGGATGCCGGCCGTCTTCTCCCGGGCCTTCCGCGGGCTTCGCCGGCGAGTCCTCCCCTGCTCATCCGCCGTCCTCCGGCGGGAAATTGCGTTGTCCACCGGGGTGCCCGCGGGCACAGTGGAGCCACGTCGCCCCGCGGGGGCGGATCGGGCCCGGGAGGTGGGCGGGATGCGTGAGACGCTGGTGCTGAACGCGAGCTTCGAGCCGCTGTCGACGGTGTCGCTGCGGCGTGCGGTCGTGCTGGTGATGCAGGACAAGGCGGTCGTGGAGCAGGCGCATCCCGGGCTGCGTGTCCGGGCCTCCGGTATGGAGGTGCCGGTGCCGCAGGTGATCCGGCTGTGCCGGTACGTGCGGGTGCCCTTCCGACAACGGGCGCCGTGGTCGCGGCGGGGTGTGCTGGTCCGTGACCGGCATCGTTGCGCGTACTGCGGGCGGCGGGCGACGACGGTGGACCACGTGCTGCCGAGGTCGCGCGGTGGCGGTGACACCTGGCTGAACACGGTGGCGGCGTGCTCGGAGGACAACCAGCGCAAGGCGGACCGTACGCCGGAGCAGGCGGGGATGCGGCTGCTGGTGCGGCCGTTCGAGCCGACCCCGGCGGCCGCGCTGCTGCTGGCGCTGGGGATCAGGGACCAGGAGGGTCTGCCGGAGTGGCTCGCGCTTCCGGCGTGAGGGCCGGCGGTGCCGGTCGGCCGGGCCCCACGGCCCGGCCCCCGGCTCAGCTGTTCCTGACGACCAGTTGGACGATGGCCGCGACGCCGACGGCGACGATCAGGGCGCGCAGCGCGGCGGGCGGCAGGCGGCGGCCGACGCGTGCGCCGATCAGGCCGCCGAGGGTGGCTCCGGCGGCGACCAGTGCGACGGCCGCCCAGTCCATGTGGGCGACGAAGACGAAGAACAGCGCGGCGACGCCGTTGACCACGGCGGCGAGCACGTTCTTCAGGCCGTTGAGGCGTTGCAGGGGCTCGTCGAGCAGCAGGCCCATCAAGGAGAGGTAGAGCACTCCCTGGGCGGCGCCGAAGTAGCCGCCGTAGGCGCTGGCGAGCAGCATGCCGAGCAGCAGTACGGGGCCGCCGTGGGTGGGGGCGGCGGTCCCGGCGCGGTCGCGGTGGGCCTGGACGGCGCGGGCGAGCCGGGGTTGCAGCACGACCAGCACGAGGGCGAGGGCGATCAGCACCGGCACGATCGCGTCGAAGGCCCCGGACGGCAGGGTGACCAGCAGCACCGCCCCGGTGACGCCGCCGACCAGGCAGACCGCGCCGAGGCGCAGCAGCCGGGAGCGCTGGCCGCCGAGTTCGCGCCGGTAGCCGATGGCTCCGGTGACGGAGCCGGGGACCAGGCCGAGGGCGTTGGAGACGTTGGCGGTGACGGGCGGCAGGCCGACGGCGAGCAGTACGGGGAAGGTGATCAGTGTCCCCGAGCCGACGATGGTGTTGATGGTGCCGGCGCCGATTCCGGCGGCGAACACGGCAAGGGCTTCTGCTGGCGACATCGGACCCTCCATGATCTTCGCGCGTCCGCCCCGCCCGGCCGGGGACCGGGAGGCGCGCGGCGATCATGCCATACGGGCCGCGGACGGGGCCGCGGGTGTCCCGGCCGGGAGCCGCCTGCGCGGGCCGGGCGGGCGGGCCGGGCGGGCCCGCCCGGCACGGGTGCGTCAGTCCTTGTCGAACGTCGGGGACTCGCGGCGCGGGGCGGGCGGGCCGCCGACCGGTCCGGCGGCCGGGCCGCCGGTGTCGCTGCCGGGGGCGCCGGGGATGTTGACTATGCCGCCGAGGCCCTTGAGGGCGTCGTTGAGCTCGCTGGGGATGATCCAGAGCTTGTTGGCGTCACCCGCGGCGATCTTCGGCAGCATCTGGAGGTACTGGTAGGCGAGCAGCTTCTGGTCCGGGTCGCCGGCGTGGATGGACTCGAAGACGGTGCGGATGGCCTGGGCCTCGCCCTCGGCGCGCAGCGCGGCGGCCCTGCTCTCACCTTCGGCGCGCAGGATGGAGGACTGCTTCTCGCCCTCGGCGGTGAGGATCTGGGACTGGCGGATGCCCTCGGCGGTGAGGATAGCGGCGCGCTTGTCGCGGTCGGCGCGCATCTGCTTCTCCATCGAGTCCTGGATGGAGGTGGGCGGCTCGATCGCCTTGAGCTCCACCCGGTTGACGCGGATGCCCCACTTGCCGGTGGCCTCGTCGAGCACTCCGCGCAGCGCCCCGTTGATCTCCTCGCGGGAGGTCAGGGTGCGCTCCAGGTCCATGCCGCCGATGATGTTGCGCAGCGTGGTGACGGTGAGCTGCTCGATCGCCTGGATGTAGCTGGCGACCTCGTAAGTGGCGGCGCGGGCGTCGGTGACCTGGTAGTAGATGACGGTGTCGATGTTGACCACCAGGTTGTCCTGGGTGATCACCGGCTGCGGCGGGAAGGGGACGACCTGCTCGCGCAGGTCGATCCGGTTGCGGATGGTGTCGATGAACGGCACCACGATGTTCAGCCCGGCGCTGAGGGTGCGGGTGTAGCGGCCGAAGCGTTCGACGATGGCGGCGCTGGCCTGCGGAATGACCTGGACCGTCCTGATCAGGGCGATGAAGACGAGCACCACCAGGATGATGAGCACGATGATGATGGGCTGCATGGCCAACTCCCGGCGCCGTTTGTCAGCAAGCTTGGATGCGTACGTCCGACGTAATCTGTGCAATCCGTCATGATCAATTGTCGCAGACCGTCGGTCCGCCGGGGCCGGGTTCGACGAATTCCCGGTCCGCGGCCCGGTGTCACATGACGACCGCGGTGGCCCCGTCGATCTCCACCACGTCCACCTCGGCGCCGGGGTCGAAGACACGGCCGGCTTCCAGGGCGCGGGCCGACCAGACCTCCCCGGCCAGTTTGATCCGGCCGCCGGCGCCGCCGTCGACCCGTTCCAGTACCACGGCCTGCCGGCCGCGCAGGGCGTCGACGCCGCTGCGCTGCTCCGGGCGCTGCCGGTTGCGGTACGCGATCGGCCGTACGAACACCAGGAGGGCGACCGAGACCACCACGAAGGTGACGACCTGGGCGACGATGCCACCGCCGAGTCCCGCGGCGGCCGCACCGGCCACGGCGCCGACGGCGAACATCCCGAATTCGGGCATCGCCGTGATCACCAGTGGGATGCCCAGCCCCACCGCGGCTATCAGCCACCACACCCATGCGTCCACACCGCCAATCCTAGGCGTGCGGACCCCGGTTGCGGCAGTGCACCGGGCAATACCCCGCGCGTGTGCTCCTGTTCGGGGCGCCGGCCCGGGTCTGTCCGTCGGGCGGATCTCCGCGCAGGTCCACCGGCGCTAGGACAGCGGCAGGCCCGCGGCGGTCCAGCGGTCGCCGCGGCGCTCGACGACCAGGGGGAGGCCGAAGCAGAGCGAGAGGTTGCGGGAGGTGAGTTCCAGCTCGATGGGGCCGGCGGTGACGAGCTTGCCCTGCCGGATCATCAGGACGTGGGTGAAGCCGGGCGCGATCTCCTCGACATGGTGGGTGACCATGATCATGGAGGGCGCGATGGGGTCGCGGGCGAGCCGGCCGAGGCGGCGTACCAGGTCCTCGCGACCGCCGAGGTCGAGGCCGGCGGCGGGCTCGTCGAGCAGCAGCAGCTCGGGGTCGGACATCATGGCGCGGGCGATCAGGGTGCGCTTGCGCTCGCCCTCGGAGAGGGTGCCGAACTTGCGGCCGAGGAAGTCGCTCATGCCGAGCCGGTCCAGGAACGCCTTGGCCCGGTCCTCGTCGACCTGCTCGTACCCCTCCTGCCAGGTGGCGGTCATGCCGTACGCGGCGGTGAGCACCGTCTCCAGCACGGTCTGGCGGCGCGGCATCTTCTCCGCCATGGCGGCGCCGGCCATGCCGATCCGGGGCCGCAGCTCGAAGACGTCGACGCCGCCGAGCTTCTCGCCGAGGATCTGGACGGTGCCGCTGGTCGGGAAGAGGTAGCTGGACGCGACATTGAGCAGGGTGGTCTTGCCGGCGCCGTTGGGGCCGAGGATGACCCAGCGCTCGCCCTCGGCGACGGACCACGAGACCTGGTCCACCAGAGCTCGCCCGTCGCGGACCACGGATACGTCCACCAGCTCCAGCACATCGCTCATGAGCGCGTTGTCTCCCATTGCAGTCATCGGCAGTCCGGTGTGCCCACGTCGGCACGGGCCTGAAGGAACCCCCGGGGAAAACTTACGCCACCACCGGTCGGGTCCAGTCCTTAGGCTGGGGGCATGCTCGATGAACCTCGCTCAGGGCGGCTCACCGCGTGGGGAAATGCCCTGCTTGCCGGACTTGCCGCGCCGGATGACGTCGCACAGCGGATCACGGCGGACGACACCGTGCACCGGATCGCCGGGCTGCCCTCGGAGCCCGTACCGGTGGGTCTGACGCTGGGGCTGGGCAGGCTGCGGGCCCTGGGGACGACGGGTCTGCGGCTGGCGCTGCCGGTCGCGGGGCACCCGCTGGGGCTGAGCGGGCCGCCGGAGTTCAACGCGCGGGCGCTGGTGGCCGGTGAGGCGGTGGTCACGGTGGGTACGGCGGCGCTGGGTCTGGTGCCGGAGGTACGGGAGGCGGGGCCGGCGGGCGACCAGCACGTGGAGGTGGTGTGGCGGTGCCTGCCGGTACGCGACGCGCCGCCGGCCGACGTGCCCTCGCTCGGGGAGGCGGAGCGGGAACTGGCCGAGGCGCTGCGGGACGCGACCGAGGCACTGGCGCGGCTGGATGTGGCGGGCGCGGGACCGGCCGCGCAGGCGGCGCTGGAGGCGTACCGGGCGCGGGCGGCGCGGGGGCGGGAGGTGCTGGCGCCGGGGTATCCGCCCCGTGCGGTGCGGGTGCTGGAGCTGGCCCAGCGGGTGGCGGCGCTGGTGGGGATCGCGGCGGACGGTGACGGCGCGGCGGTGAGCGCCTCGCAGATCGCGGCGCGGGCGGAGCTGCTGCGGCCGGTGGAGCGTACAGCGCGCCGGGCGCAGGTGGCGGCGTACAACGCGTACGTGGAGGAGGCCGAGCGCCGCCGGTCCTGACGGGCGCGGCCCCGCGGGTGGTG
Coding sequences within it:
- a CDS encoding HNH endonuclease; this translates as MRETLVLNASFEPLSTVSLRRAVVLVMQDKAVVEQAHPGLRVRASGMEVPVPQVIRLCRYVRVPFRQRAPWSRRGVLVRDRHRCAYCGRRATTVDHVLPRSRGGGDTWLNTVAACSEDNQRKADRTPEQAGMRLLVRPFEPTPAAALLLALGIRDQEGLPEWLALPA
- a CDS encoding sulfite exporter TauE/SafE family protein, with translation MSPAEALAVFAAGIGAGTINTIVGSGTLITFPVLLAVGLPPVTANVSNALGLVPGSVTGAIGYRRELGGQRSRLLRLGAVCLVGGVTGAVLLVTLPSGAFDAIVPVLIALALVLVVLQPRLARAVQAHRDRAGTAAPTHGGPVLLLGMLLASAYGGYFGAAQGVLYLSLMGLLLDEPLQRLNGLKNVLAAVVNGVAALFFVFVAHMDWAAVALVAAGATLGGLIGARVGRRLPPAALRALIVAVGVAAIVQLVVRNS
- a CDS encoding SPFH domain-containing protein — protein: MQPIIIVLIILVVLVFIALIRTVQVIPQASAAIVERFGRYTRTLSAGLNIVVPFIDTIRNRIDLREQVVPFPPQPVITQDNLVVNIDTVIYYQVTDARAATYEVASYIQAIEQLTVTTLRNIIGGMDLERTLTSREEINGALRGVLDEATGKWGIRVNRVELKAIEPPTSIQDSMEKQMRADRDKRAAILTAEGIRQSQILTAEGEKQSSILRAEGESRAAALRAEGEAQAIRTVFESIHAGDPDQKLLAYQYLQMLPKIAAGDANKLWIIPSELNDALKGLGGIVNIPGAPGSDTGGPAAGPVGGPPAPRRESPTFDKD
- a CDS encoding NfeD family protein, producing MGGVDAWVWWLIAAVGLGIPLVITAMPEFGMFAVGAVAGAAAAGLGGGIVAQVVTFVVVSVALLVFVRPIAYRNRQRPEQRSGVDALRGRQAVVLERVDGGAGGRIKLAGEVWSARALEAGRVFDPGAEVDVVEIDGATAVVM
- a CDS encoding ABC transporter ATP-binding protein, translating into MGDNALMSDVLELVDVSVVRDGRALVDQVSWSVAEGERWVILGPNGAGKTTLLNVASSYLFPTSGTVQILGEKLGGVDVFELRPRIGMAGAAMAEKMPRRQTVLETVLTAAYGMTATWQEGYEQVDEDRAKAFLDRLGMSDFLGRKFGTLSEGERKRTLIARAMMSDPELLLLDEPAAGLDLGGREDLVRRLGRLARDPIAPSMIMVTHHVEEIAPGFTHVLMIRQGKLVTAGPIELELTSRNLSLCFGLPLVVERRGDRWTAAGLPLS